The following are encoded together in the Gilvimarinus sp. DA14 genome:
- a CDS encoding TetR/AcrR family transcriptional regulator codes for MAEDKRRSILHATLCLLASRGLHGFSMKQLAEKAGVAAGTIYLYFEDKDDLIRQLHEDIIREVARRIFFNYDPSIPLYDQYRRMMENLWSFHKDCPEIMLSKAQFDTMPPDLLFGHRGKDPDTLNEQRETVLAVFQPMADLYEAGRASGVIKPLPDELLSALCIDPLCALAREHHLGMTKLGDKELAAVIAAGWDAISIHH; via the coding sequence ATGGCTGAAGACAAGCGCCGTTCCATCTTACATGCAACCTTATGTCTGCTGGCATCGCGAGGCCTGCACGGCTTTTCCATGAAGCAGCTGGCTGAAAAAGCTGGCGTGGCGGCGGGAACGATTTATTTGTACTTCGAAGACAAGGACGATCTGATTCGCCAGCTGCATGAGGACATCATTCGCGAAGTGGCGCGGCGGATTTTTTTCAACTACGACCCGAGCATACCTCTTTACGACCAATACCGGCGGATGATGGAGAACCTCTGGTCCTTCCACAAGGACTGCCCCGAGATCATGCTGAGTAAGGCTCAGTTCGACACTATGCCGCCAGATTTGTTGTTTGGTCATCGGGGTAAAGATCCAGATACGCTGAACGAGCAGAGAGAAACTGTGTTGGCGGTGTTTCAGCCCATGGCTGACTTATACGAGGCCGGGCGCGCCAGCGGTGTGATTAAGCCGCTGCCGGATGAGCTTCTGTCCGCTCTGTGTATTGACCCGCTGTGCGCCTTGGCGCGCGAGCATCACTTGGGTATGACGAAACTCGGGGACAAGGAGCTGGCGGCTGTGATCGCCGCCGGTTGGGACGCCATCAGTATCCATCACTAA
- a CDS encoding 2Fe-2S iron-sulfur cluster binding domain-containing protein has product MVKLVVEKQILEPEPGASLLDTLLQNGYQVPYSCRAGVCQSCLVQAQQGPIPAQAQLGLSDTQKAKQLLMSCRCDLQSDMQIQLYDPRNEQVQAEVTALTPLSERVLELQLQCDLKFRAGQHITLWRDQQIARCYSIASLPADGRIALHIGLQPNGRFSQWARQHLQKGSILPLTGPAGDCYYRDDDPDRALLFAGTGTGIAPLYAIARDALSQGHRGDITILYCGVSTTALYWRQALQDLAQANPQISLQCLVQREARIPETQLADAYDYVKQTFKDLHRHRIYLCGAPSFVQKMRKQCFLKGAKPREVYFDAFEAAQ; this is encoded by the coding sequence ATGGTAAAACTGGTTGTAGAGAAACAAATACTCGAGCCGGAGCCCGGCGCCTCACTGCTGGACACCCTGCTGCAAAATGGCTATCAAGTCCCCTACAGCTGTCGCGCCGGGGTATGCCAATCGTGCTTGGTGCAAGCACAACAGGGCCCAATTCCAGCCCAGGCGCAGCTGGGGCTAAGCGATACCCAAAAAGCCAAGCAACTGCTAATGAGCTGTCGCTGCGATCTGCAAAGCGATATGCAAATACAGCTTTACGACCCGCGCAATGAACAAGTTCAAGCCGAGGTAACCGCCTTGACGCCGCTAAGCGAGCGCGTGCTTGAGCTGCAACTGCAATGCGATCTTAAGTTTCGCGCCGGGCAACATATAACCCTGTGGCGCGACCAGCAGATTGCGCGCTGCTACTCCATTGCCAGCCTTCCGGCAGATGGCCGCATTGCATTGCATATTGGCCTGCAGCCGAACGGACGCTTTAGCCAGTGGGCTCGCCAACACCTGCAAAAGGGATCCATCTTGCCGCTTACCGGCCCCGCCGGCGATTGCTATTACCGCGACGATGATCCGGACCGAGCGCTGCTGTTCGCCGGCACAGGCACGGGCATTGCTCCGCTTTACGCTATAGCTCGAGACGCCCTGAGCCAGGGCCATAGGGGCGATATCACCATACTCTACTGCGGCGTGAGCACCACGGCACTGTACTGGCGGCAAGCTTTGCAAGACCTAGCCCAGGCCAACCCCCAAATTTCGCTGCAGTGTCTTGTGCAACGCGAGGCAAGAATCCCTGAGACACAGCTTGCCGATGCTTACGATTACGTAAAACAAACATTCAAAGATTTGCACCGCCATCGAATTTATCTGTGCGGCGCGCCGAGCTTTGTGCAGAAGATGCGCAAGCAATGTTTTTTAAAAGGGGCCAAACCTCGAGAGGTTTATTTCGACGCGTTCGAAGCCGCGCAGTAA
- a CDS encoding efflux RND transporter periplasmic adaptor subunit: protein MLLRSVGKGAAHSRSIVALALSMVLLSACGKSSDAPAGGGAGQMPAPEVSVVTLKEQEVDLNVELPGRAVAFRKAEVRPQVTGIIEKRLFTEGAYVEQGQQLYQIDAARYEAAVANAKAQLARARANVSTTEAREKRYKNLLSEKAVSQQDYDDALGAYDQAKADVAVAEAALRTAEIDLRYTEVNAPISGRIGISSVTEGALVSAQQAAVLTTINQLDPIYVDVSQSASRILQMRRDVQSGKISRSETPKVKLILDDGSEYPHEGELQFSDVSVNESTGTVVVRALFENPDSMLMPGMFVRAELAEGVRSNAVLVPQRAVQRDREGNASVMLVTAENTVEPRPVVANRAVGSDWLVESGVSAGDRVIVAGLQKVRPGAQVTTVEEGSAQGE, encoded by the coding sequence ATGTTGTTACGTTCAGTCGGGAAAGGTGCGGCGCACAGCCGGTCGATTGTTGCCTTGGCCTTATCTATGGTGCTTTTGAGTGCCTGTGGAAAATCCTCTGACGCTCCGGCCGGAGGCGGTGCCGGACAGATGCCTGCGCCAGAAGTATCGGTTGTCACCTTAAAAGAGCAGGAAGTCGACTTAAACGTCGAGCTGCCGGGCCGGGCGGTAGCGTTTCGCAAAGCCGAAGTGCGCCCGCAGGTGACTGGCATTATCGAAAAACGTCTGTTTACCGAGGGGGCTTATGTAGAGCAAGGTCAGCAGCTCTATCAAATAGATGCCGCGCGCTACGAGGCTGCGGTGGCCAACGCTAAGGCGCAACTTGCCCGCGCCCGTGCGAATGTGTCTACCACCGAGGCCCGCGAGAAGCGTTATAAGAATTTGCTGTCTGAAAAAGCTGTGAGTCAGCAGGATTATGACGATGCTTTGGGGGCGTACGATCAAGCAAAAGCCGATGTTGCAGTGGCTGAAGCGGCTTTGCGTACGGCCGAGATCGATTTGCGTTATACCGAGGTAAACGCGCCCATTAGCGGTCGCATCGGTATTTCCAGCGTTACCGAAGGTGCACTGGTGTCGGCGCAGCAGGCAGCGGTGCTGACCACTATTAATCAATTGGATCCGATTTATGTGGATGTGTCGCAATCGGCAAGTCGTATTCTGCAGATGCGTCGCGATGTGCAAAGCGGAAAAATCTCGCGCTCTGAAACCCCCAAGGTGAAATTGATTTTGGACGACGGCAGCGAATATCCGCACGAAGGTGAGCTGCAGTTTTCCGATGTAAGCGTGAATGAAAGCACAGGCACTGTGGTAGTGAGGGCACTTTTTGAAAACCCCGACAGCATGTTAATGCCGGGCATGTTTGTACGTGCCGAGCTGGCTGAAGGCGTGCGCAGCAATGCTGTGCTGGTACCTCAGCGGGCAGTGCAGCGCGATCGCGAGGGTAACGCCAGCGTAATGTTAGTAACCGCTGAAAATACCGTTGAGCCTCGCCCAGTGGTGGCCAATCGCGCCGTTGGCAGTGATTGGTTGGTTGAAAGTGGGGTCAGCGCGGGTGATCGGGTGATTGTTGCCGGGCTGCAAAAAGTCCGCCCTGGCGCACAGGTAACCACCGTCGAAGAAGGCAGCGCTCAGGGAGAGTAA
- a CDS encoding efflux RND transporter permease subunit, whose protein sequence is MAKFFIDRPVFAWVISIIIMLAGALAINTLPISQYPEVAPPSVEIRTSYPGASAKVVEDSVVQIIEQNLTGIDNVQYMSSTSDSSGVGQITVTFEAGTDPDIAQVQVQNKLQGAMTLLPQEVQQQGIRVNKSSAGFLLVLGFVSNDNSLDKYDIADYVAANVREPLSRVGGVGDITIFGSQYAMRIWLNADKLATYKLTSEDVVAAIRSQNVQIAAGELGGAPAMPGQDVNASIVVQSRLETPEQFRNILLRVNEDGSQVRMGDVARVELGGENYQFETEYNGQQATGLAITLASGANALETADSVRQRIDELKPFFPESVEVVYPFDTTPFVKLSIEGVVHTLIEAVVLVFLVMYLFLQNFRATLIPTIAIPVVLLGTFAILEAFGFSINTLTMFAMVLAIGLLVDDAIVVVENVERVMHEDKLPPREATRKSMDQITGALIGIALVLSAVFVPMAFFGGSTGVIYRQFSITIVSAMVLSVVVALTLTPALCAVMLKPTSDGHYDKKGFFGWFNRFFDRSSNGYQNSVKGILARKSRFMVVYLGIVVVLALLFGRLPGSFLPDEDQGILFTQMTLPVNATKERSIDVMNRIENYYLQQEEQVVESVFSVIGFSFSGRGQNNGIAFVKLRDWDERTEQGQDVHSLAGRGMGYFSTIKEAMIFPFAPPPIIQLGTASGFNMQLKDLGGQGHEALMNARNQLLGMAGQESELVGVRPNGQEDTPQFKLDIDFEKASALGVSISQINSVFSTAWAASYVNDFIDNGRIKRVYVQGDAPYRMMPDDVGDWYVRNDAGEMVPFSAFSSGRWVYGSPRLERYNGVSSVNIQGQGAPGVSSGRAMQIMENLAAQLPPGFGFEWTGMSLQEKESGDQAPLLYALSILVVFLCLAALYESWSVPFSVMLVVPLGVLGALLFAMGRGLSNDVYFQVGLLTTVGLSAKNAILIVEFAKDLYEDGMDLIKATMEAVRMRLRPIIMTSLAFGLGVTPLAISTGAGSGAQNAIGTAVLGGIISATFLAIFFVPLFYVVVVKLGQLLSPGKRQQP, encoded by the coding sequence ATGGCGAAGTTTTTTATCGATCGCCCGGTTTTTGCCTGGGTGATCTCAATCATCATCATGTTGGCGGGGGCGTTGGCGATCAACACTCTGCCTATTTCACAGTACCCCGAGGTGGCGCCGCCATCGGTGGAAATTCGCACCAGCTACCCGGGCGCCTCAGCCAAGGTGGTGGAAGACTCGGTGGTGCAGATCATCGAGCAGAACTTAACGGGTATTGATAACGTTCAGTATATGTCCTCGACCAGTGACTCTTCTGGTGTCGGGCAAATTACGGTGACCTTTGAAGCTGGCACCGATCCGGATATCGCTCAGGTGCAGGTGCAAAATAAACTGCAGGGTGCCATGACGCTCTTGCCTCAAGAGGTACAGCAGCAGGGCATTCGGGTTAATAAATCGTCTGCAGGGTTTTTATTGGTTCTGGGGTTTGTTTCCAACGACAACAGTCTGGATAAGTACGACATTGCTGACTATGTCGCGGCCAACGTGCGAGAACCTCTCAGCCGCGTCGGCGGTGTGGGCGATATTACGATTTTTGGTTCGCAGTACGCCATGCGAATCTGGCTCAACGCCGATAAGCTGGCTACTTACAAACTGACCAGTGAAGACGTTGTTGCGGCGATTCGCTCGCAGAACGTGCAAATTGCCGCCGGTGAGCTGGGCGGTGCACCGGCGATGCCCGGTCAGGATGTGAACGCCAGTATTGTGGTGCAATCGCGCCTGGAAACGCCGGAGCAGTTCCGCAATATTTTGCTGCGCGTCAACGAAGACGGTTCGCAAGTGCGCATGGGTGATGTGGCACGGGTTGAACTTGGTGGTGAAAACTATCAGTTTGAAACCGAATATAACGGCCAGCAAGCAACCGGTTTGGCAATTACGCTTGCCTCGGGCGCGAACGCATTGGAAACCGCCGATAGCGTGCGCCAGCGTATTGACGAATTAAAGCCATTTTTCCCCGAGTCGGTTGAAGTCGTTTACCCGTTTGATACCACGCCCTTTGTAAAGCTCTCGATTGAAGGTGTTGTGCATACCCTGATTGAAGCGGTGGTGCTCGTGTTCTTGGTGATGTACTTGTTCTTACAGAACTTTCGCGCCACTTTAATTCCCACCATTGCCATTCCGGTAGTGCTCTTGGGTACCTTCGCGATTCTGGAAGCCTTTGGCTTTAGCATTAACACCCTGACCATGTTCGCCATGGTGCTCGCCATCGGCTTGCTGGTGGACGATGCCATTGTGGTGGTCGAGAACGTCGAGCGGGTGATGCACGAGGATAAGTTGCCGCCGCGCGAGGCCACGCGAAAATCCATGGATCAGATTACCGGCGCATTGATTGGTATCGCTCTGGTGTTGTCGGCGGTGTTTGTGCCTATGGCATTTTTCGGTGGCTCCACCGGGGTTATCTACCGTCAGTTCTCGATCACCATTGTCTCGGCCATGGTGTTGTCGGTGGTGGTGGCATTGACGCTAACGCCTGCGCTCTGTGCCGTAATGCTCAAACCCACCAGCGATGGACACTACGACAAAAAAGGCTTTTTTGGCTGGTTTAATCGCTTTTTTGATCGCTCATCTAACGGTTATCAGAACAGTGTTAAGGGAATTTTGGCGCGCAAAAGCCGTTTTATGGTGGTGTATCTGGGGATCGTGGTGGTGCTGGCGCTCTTATTCGGTCGGCTACCTGGTTCTTTCCTGCCGGATGAAGACCAAGGCATTTTGTTTACCCAAATGACGCTGCCGGTTAACGCCACTAAAGAACGCTCGATTGATGTGATGAACCGCATCGAAAACTATTACTTGCAGCAAGAAGAGCAAGTGGTGGAGTCGGTGTTCTCGGTCATTGGTTTTAGCTTTAGCGGTCGTGGGCAGAATAATGGTATCGCCTTCGTGAAGTTGCGCGATTGGGATGAGCGCACGGAGCAGGGGCAAGATGTGCACTCGTTGGCCGGGCGTGGTATGGGTTACTTCTCTACCATTAAAGAAGCCATGATCTTCCCGTTTGCACCACCCCCCATTATTCAGCTGGGTACCGCCTCGGGCTTTAACATGCAGCTGAAAGATTTGGGCGGGCAGGGCCATGAGGCCTTAATGAACGCGCGTAACCAGCTGTTGGGAATGGCAGGGCAAGAGTCTGAACTGGTTGGCGTTCGCCCCAATGGTCAGGAAGACACACCGCAATTTAAATTGGATATCGACTTTGAAAAAGCCTCGGCTTTGGGCGTATCGATCAGCCAGATTAACAGCGTGTTTTCTACTGCCTGGGCAGCATCGTATGTGAATGACTTTATTGACAACGGCCGGATTAAACGTGTGTACGTGCAGGGCGATGCGCCTTACCGAATGATGCCGGACGATGTTGGCGACTGGTATGTCCGCAATGACGCTGGCGAGATGGTGCCTTTCTCGGCATTTTCCAGTGGCCGCTGGGTGTACGGTTCACCGCGCTTGGAGCGTTATAACGGTGTGTCATCGGTGAATATTCAAGGGCAGGGGGCTCCCGGAGTAAGTTCGGGTCGTGCCATGCAAATTATGGAAAATCTGGCCGCGCAGCTGCCACCCGGTTTTGGCTTTGAGTGGACCGGTATGTCTCTGCAAGAGAAAGAATCCGGCGACCAGGCGCCACTGCTTTACGCTTTATCGATTCTGGTGGTGTTCCTGTGTTTGGCGGCTTTGTATGAAAGCTGGTCAGTGCCCTTTTCGGTCATGCTGGTAGTGCCGCTCGGCGTCCTCGGTGCGCTGCTGTTCGCCATGGGGCGCGGCTTGTCCAACGATGTGTACTTCCAGGTGGGGCTATTGACCACCGTGGGTCTGTCGGCGAAAAACGCGATCTTGATTGTGGAGTTTGCCAAAGACCTGTACGAAGACGGCATGGATCTGATTAAGGCCACCATGGAGGCGGTACGGATGCGTTTGCGCCCCATTATTATGACCTCGCTGGCGTTTGGTTTAGGGGTAACGCCTCTGGCCATTAGTACGGGGGCTGGTTCCGGTGCGCAAAACGCCATTGGTACGGCGGTACTGGGGGGCATTATCTCCGCGACCTTCCTGGCGATATTCTTCGTGCCACTGTTCTACGTGGTAGTGGTTAAGCTGGGGCAGTTGCTGTCTCCCGGTAAGCGTCAGCAGCCATAA
- a CDS encoding LacI family DNA-binding transcriptional regulator, producing MKPTIKDVAKLAGVSFKTVSRVINNEGTVGQELQDRVWKAVKQLNYRPNLSARGLRGAASSIGFIYDNPNSNYVIDMQKGILDECRKQGYELVIHPCDAANRSIVQEVQEMIDRSRVGGLVLTPPISENPEVLAAIGERNIKFVRVLSGAKAPDDLSPCIYIDDRNAAYAITDHLIKLGHRDIAFLGGDEEHQSSGERLAGYKAALEDNGIKYLAKRFLPGSYSFESGVERTRKLLTSKGENPTAIFACNDEIAAGTLFAARIEGIDVPRSLSIAGFEDSPFSRQAWPNLTTAAQPTSTIAQKAASLLIKSLRESKKVESEGFYPELIVRESSCPPPK from the coding sequence ATGAAACCCACCATTAAAGATGTTGCCAAGCTGGCCGGCGTTTCCTTCAAAACAGTTTCGCGCGTCATCAATAATGAAGGCACCGTGGGGCAAGAACTGCAGGATCGCGTCTGGAAAGCGGTAAAGCAGCTAAATTACCGACCCAACTTGTCGGCCCGCGGTTTGCGCGGCGCAGCCTCATCCATCGGTTTTATCTACGACAACCCCAACAGCAACTACGTTATCGACATGCAAAAAGGTATTCTCGATGAATGCCGCAAGCAGGGTTACGAGTTGGTGATTCACCCCTGCGATGCAGCCAACCGATCTATCGTGCAAGAAGTACAGGAGATGATCGATCGCAGTCGCGTGGGCGGACTGGTGCTGACACCGCCAATTTCCGAAAACCCTGAGGTGCTCGCCGCCATTGGCGAGCGCAACATAAAGTTTGTGCGCGTACTGTCCGGCGCAAAGGCGCCAGACGATCTGTCGCCGTGCATTTATATCGATGACCGCAACGCCGCCTACGCCATTACCGACCACCTGATCAAACTCGGGCATCGCGACATTGCTTTTTTGGGCGGGGATGAAGAACACCAATCGAGCGGTGAACGCCTGGCAGGCTACAAGGCGGCGCTTGAAGATAACGGCATTAAGTATCTCGCCAAACGCTTTTTACCCGGCAGCTACTCGTTTGAGTCCGGGGTTGAGCGCACCCGTAAACTGCTTACCTCGAAAGGTGAAAACCCCACCGCCATTTTTGCCTGTAACGATGAAATTGCGGCGGGCACACTGTTTGCCGCGCGCATTGAAGGCATCGACGTACCGCGCAGCCTGTCTATTGCAGGTTTCGAGGATAGCCCCTTCTCGCGCCAGGCCTGGCCCAACCTGACCACCGCCGCTCAGCCCACCAGTACCATCGCGCAAAAAGCGGCATCGCTGTTAATTAAATCACTGCGAGAAAGTAAAAAGGTGGAAAGCGAAGGCTTTTACCCCGAACTTATCGTGCGTGAATCCAGCTGTCCGCCACCGAAATAG
- a CDS encoding YSC84-related protein, with protein MNKLITLFASVALLFSFSLAQADDDEKYQATLNTFKDSPQVSSFFGSAYGYALFPTIGKGGIGVGGAHGKGRVYAQGAHVGNTSMTQLSIGFQLGGQAFSEVIFFETKEDFDKFTSGNFEFGAQASAVAITASANAKVGTTGSGIGASGTSDKAGMQKARYNDGMAVFTHAKGGLMYEAALSGQKFKYEAL; from the coding sequence ATGAACAAGCTTATTACCCTTTTCGCGTCGGTAGCGCTGCTCTTTTCATTCTCCCTGGCCCAGGCCGACGACGATGAAAAGTATCAGGCAACGCTAAACACTTTCAAAGATTCCCCCCAGGTCAGTTCGTTTTTCGGCAGTGCTTATGGTTACGCCTTGTTTCCCACTATTGGTAAAGGTGGTATTGGTGTGGGCGGTGCCCATGGTAAAGGTCGGGTGTATGCTCAGGGTGCCCATGTGGGCAACACCAGCATGACACAGTTGAGTATTGGTTTTCAGCTGGGTGGTCAGGCGTTTAGTGAGGTCATCTTTTTTGAAACCAAAGAAGATTTCGACAAGTTCACCTCGGGCAATTTTGAGTTTGGCGCCCAGGCTAGTGCGGTCGCCATTACCGCCAGTGCCAACGCCAAAGTAGGTACTACCGGCTCGGGCATCGGCGCTTCTGGCACCTCTGATAAGGCAGGTATGCAAAAGGCCCGTTACAACGACGGTATGGCTGTGTTCACTCACGCCAAGGGTGGCTTAATGTACGAAGCGGCTTTAAGTGGCCAAAAGTTCAAGTACGAAGCTCTTTAA